The following coding sequences are from one Campylobacter sp. RM16187 window:
- a CDS encoding putative transporter — protein MFLSFFKSKKWAKWAYGGIILISLSLILQTYINIQFNNWYKNFYDILQNVKEHDIQDFWAGIRLFLYLAMPYIMLRVFISFFSSHWIFRWREAMTFSYLSYWRKVEKDIEGSSQRMQEDTYRFAKIMEDLGVDILDSIMTLIAFIPILWGLSAKVNLPYIKDIPGSLVWIALIISVGGLIISWFVGIKLPGLEYNNQKVEAAFRKELVLAEDNKISYAHPATIVELFTGLKFNYSRLFLHYGYFNMWLYSYHQISIIIPYLIMGGGLFTGLITLGVLVQVKNAFAQVRSSFGVFISNWKTITELRSIHKRLKEFEHNIGYKKMDWE, from the coding sequence GTGTTTTTATCTTTTTTTAAGAGTAAAAAATGGGCCAAATGGGCTTACGGCGGTATAATTTTGATATCATTATCACTTATACTTCAAACATATATAAATATTCAATTTAATAATTGGTATAAAAACTTTTACGACATCTTACAAAATGTAAAAGAGCACGACATACAGGATTTTTGGGCGGGGATAAGACTATTCTTATATTTAGCCATGCCGTATATAATGCTTCGTGTTTTTATATCGTTTTTTTCCAGCCACTGGATATTTCGCTGGCGAGAGGCAATGACCTTTAGCTATCTTAGCTACTGGCGAAAAGTCGAAAAGGACATCGAGGGAAGCTCGCAGCGTATGCAAGAAGATACTTATAGATTTGCAAAAATCATGGAAGATCTTGGAGTTGATATCTTAGACTCCATAATGACTCTAATCGCCTTCATACCGATACTTTGGGGGCTTAGTGCCAAAGTAAATTTGCCTTACATCAAAGATATTCCGGGCTCTCTTGTATGGATAGCCCTAATTATAAGCGTGGGCGGGCTTATAATCTCTTGGTTTGTAGGCATCAAGCTTCCTGGACTTGAATACAACAACCAAAAAGTCGAAGCCGCCTTTAGAAAAGAACTTGTTTTAGCAGAGGATAACAAGATAAGTTACGCTCATCCGGCAACCATAGTAGAGCTTTTTACGGGGCTTAAATTTAACTACTCAAGGTTATTTTTACACTATGGATATTTTAATATGTGGCTATACTCATATCATCAAATTTCAATCATAATTCCATATCTAATAATGGGTGGAGGACTATTTACGGGTCTTATTACTCTTGGAGTTTTAGTTCAAGTTAAAAATGCATTTGCACAGGTTAGATCAAGTTTTGGCGTGTTTATCAGCAACTGGAAGACCATCACCGAGCTTCGCTCAATCCATAAGCGTCTAAAGGAATTTGAGCACAATATCGGCTACAAAAAAATGGATTGGGAGTAG
- a CDS encoding M48 family metallopeptidase, with protein sequence MKKIILPFLFIIIFLAGCVASSTGGGVVGADRKQLFLVSSETMNQSAVLAYTKVLQSAKQANTLNIDPVLTKRVQAIGKRLIAQVGAFREDALKWDWQVNVINSNTLNAWCMPGGKIAVYSGLIKNLSLTDAQIAAVMGHEIAHALREHSREQASTDQLKNIGIFAVSTAAGLGDTATGLINLATQYTISLPFSRSHETEADHIGTELMARAGYDPQEAVIVWEKMSKKSGGAVPEILSTHPSNESRIKDLKEIAKKVEPLYLAAKKG encoded by the coding sequence ATGAAAAAAATTATACTTCCATTTTTATTTATAATAATATTTTTGGCCGGTTGTGTTGCAAGTTCAACCGGCGGTGGAGTTGTAGGAGCCGATAGAAAACAACTATTTTTGGTGAGTTCTGAAACAATGAATCAAAGTGCGGTATTGGCCTATACAAAGGTACTTCAATCAGCCAAACAAGCAAATACGCTAAATATCGATCCAGTCCTTACCAAACGCGTACAAGCTATCGGCAAACGCCTCATAGCGCAGGTCGGAGCCTTTAGAGAAGATGCGCTCAAATGGGACTGGCAGGTAAATGTCATCAACTCAAACACATTAAATGCGTGGTGTATGCCCGGAGGCAAGATCGCCGTTTATAGCGGGCTTATTAAAAATTTATCCTTAACGGACGCGCAGATAGCAGCCGTCATGGGTCATGAGATAGCTCACGCGCTAAGAGAGCATAGCCGCGAGCAAGCTAGCACAGATCAGCTTAAAAATATAGGAATTTTTGCTGTCTCAACCGCTGCAGGGCTTGGCGATACGGCAACAGGGCTTATAAATTTAGCCACCCAATACACTATCAGCCTGCCTTTTTCAAGAAGTCATGAAACTGAGGCTGATCATATCGGCACCGAACTAATGGCAAGAGCGGGATATGATCCACAAGAGGCGGTCATAGTGTGGGAAAAGATGTCTAAAAAATCAGGCGGCGCCGTGCCTGAAATCCTAAGCACTCACCCGTCAAACGAAAGCCGTATCAAAGACCTAAAAGAGATAGCCAAAAAAGTTGAGCCGCTATATCTCGCAGCTAAAAAGGGTTAA
- a CDS encoding cysteine permease yields MMNIVLAPNEFLDGYVLGCEFAKLANISSNAYLFWKGVISAKFEHSRIVFLKYKTIPHKFEHIIKDCSGLEGLVLTSSFCSFTGLAPSHLVKKNNSNLYKLFDIREICGIKFINLKKFYDDLGLDYGYRIYIEKCKFFSPEPLEKRIRLTDTLCLGYY; encoded by the coding sequence ATAATGAATATAGTATTGGCGCCTAACGAATTTTTGGATGGTTATGTGCTTGGGTGCGAATTTGCAAAGCTTGCAAATATCTCTTCAAACGCATATCTCTTCTGGAAGGGCGTAATTTCGGCTAAATTTGAACACTCTCGTATAGTTTTTTTAAAATACAAAACAATTCCACATAAATTTGAGCATATTATCAAAGATTGCAGTGGGCTTGAGGGACTAGTTTTAACAAGCTCTTTTTGTTCATTTACCGGACTTGCACCATCTCATCTAGTGAAAAAAAATAATTCAAATTTATATAAACTTTTTGATATAAGAGAAATTTGCGGAATAAAATTTATAAATTTAAAGAAATTTTATGATGACTTAGGACTTGATTACGGCTATAGAATTTATATAGAAAAGTGTAAATTTTTCTCTCCAGAGCCATTAGAAAAGCGCATCAGACTAACCGATACGCTTTGTCTTGGATATTATTAA
- a CDS encoding hemolysin family protein, whose protein sequence is MHPSSDSYFMILLAILFVLLNAFFVLSEFAIVKVRRSRLEELIKDKVPNAKLAYDMSNKLDTYLSATQLGITLSSLALGWIGEPAIARLIERPLQIYFDVSDLVVHTVAFAIAFTTITLFHVVLGELVPKSIAIAKAEKSTLLIAKPLHIFWVIFSPLIKTFDYLAWLSLKMLGIKPAKESELAHSEEEIKIIVGESLKGGVLDSFETELIKNAVDFSDTVAKEIMTPRRDLVCINKQKSFEDNLKVIFESKYTRFPYIDGSKDVILGMIHIRDILAVHFGEGKKKDFDQIVRKFLIVPESLSISKALVMMNKQQISAALVVDEYGGTAGLLTMEDIMEEVLGDLNDEHDDADPHFRKINDNIYEFNGRFDLESVEELMGISFDEETDQVTIGGYVFNLIGRLPVVGDRIDDENCHYEVRKMDGTSILTVKVRKKIEGEEND, encoded by the coding sequence TTGCACCCCAGTAGCGATTCATATTTTATGATTTTACTCGCAATTTTATTTGTACTTTTAAACGCTTTCTTTGTTTTATCCGAATTTGCCATTGTCAAGGTTCGCAGAAGTAGACTAGAAGAGCTTATCAAAGATAAGGTTCCAAATGCAAAACTAGCCTACGATATGTCAAATAAGCTTGATACATATCTAAGCGCGACTCAGCTCGGCATAACGCTTAGTTCGCTTGCGCTTGGTTGGATAGGCGAGCCTGCGATCGCAAGGCTTATAGAAAGGCCGCTTCAAATTTACTTTGATGTAAGCGACTTGGTTGTTCATACCGTTGCGTTTGCTATCGCATTTACGACTATTACGTTATTTCACGTGGTGCTTGGAGAGCTGGTTCCAAAATCGATCGCCATTGCCAAAGCTGAGAAATCAACTCTGCTTATAGCAAAACCCCTTCATATATTTTGGGTTATTTTTTCGCCTCTAATTAAGACATTTGACTATCTTGCTTGGCTCTCTTTAAAAATGCTCGGCATAAAGCCCGCCAAAGAAAGCGAGCTCGCGCACTCCGAAGAGGAGATTAAGATAATCGTAGGAGAGAGCTTAAAAGGCGGAGTTTTAGATAGTTTTGAGACTGAACTTATAAAGAATGCGGTGGATTTTAGCGACACTGTGGCTAAAGAAATTATGACTCCTCGCCGTGATTTAGTCTGCATAAATAAACAAAAGAGCTTTGAGGATAATTTAAAAGTAATTTTTGAGTCCAAATATACTCGTTTCCCATATATAGATGGTAGCAAAGATGTGATTTTAGGCATGATACATATTAGAGACATTTTAGCTGTGCATTTTGGAGAGGGTAAGAAAAAAGATTTTGATCAAATTGTTAGAAAATTTTTGATAGTACCTGAGAGCTTATCTATCTCAAAGGCGCTAGTAATGATGAACAAACAGCAAATTTCAGCCGCTCTTGTAGTAGACGAATATGGTGGCACTGCAGGCCTTCTTACTATGGAAGATATTATGGAAGAGGTTTTGGGTGATCTAAATGACGAGCATGATGATGCCGATCCTCATTTTAGAAAGATAAATGACAATATATATGAATTTAACGGTAGATTTGACCTAGAAAGCGTTGAAGAGCTTATGGGTATTAGCTTTGATGAGGAGACAGATCAAGTAACTATCGGCGGATATGTATTTAACCTTATTGGCAGATTGCCTGTGGTCGGAGATAGAATAGATGATGAGAACTGCCACTATGAAGTGCGTAAAATGGATGGAACTAGCATTCTAACTGTTAAAGTACGTAAAAAGATTGAAGGTGAAGAGAATGATTAA
- a CDS encoding fumarate hydratase, whose product MRVIQASKITNVVGRLCKEACYIVTPDMREAFAKAKENESSPTGRDILGKILQNADLAEKGIAPICQDTGMAVVFVDIGQDVHIEGGFLEDAINEGVANGYVEGYLRKSVVCDPVFDRKNTKNNTPAVINVRIVKGDKIHIKVAPKGFGSENKSALKMLVPADGLEGIKKVFLDTVRLAGPNACPPMVIGVGIGGTMDKAALMAKYAAARSADSKNPDKRYAKLEEELLELACKTGVGPQGLGGDYTAVKVNVEWYPTHIAGLPVAININCHAARHAEAEI is encoded by the coding sequence ATGAGAGTGATTCAAGCTAGTAAAATTACCAATGTTGTCGGTAGGCTTTGCAAAGAGGCCTGTTATATCGTAACCCCTGATATGAGAGAGGCTTTTGCAAAAGCTAAAGAAAATGAGAGTTCGCCAACAGGCAGAGATATTTTAGGCAAAATTTTGCAAAATGCCGACTTGGCCGAAAAAGGAATAGCACCTATTTGTCAAGATACCGGAATGGCAGTTGTGTTTGTGGATATAGGACAAGATGTACATATAGAGGGAGGTTTTCTTGAAGATGCTATAAATGAAGGCGTGGCCAATGGCTACGTGGAAGGCTATTTAAGAAAATCTGTAGTGTGTGATCCTGTTTTTGACCGAAAAAACACTAAGAATAATACGCCGGCAGTTATAAATGTAAGAATAGTTAAAGGCGATAAAATTCATATTAAAGTGGCTCCAAAGGGGTTTGGTAGTGAGAATAAATCGGCTCTTAAAATGCTAGTTCCTGCCGATGGATTAGAAGGCATTAAAAAAGTATTTTTAGACACGGTAAGGCTGGCTGGTCCAAATGCCTGTCCTCCTATGGTAATAGGTGTAGGTATAGGTGGCACTATGGATAAGGCTGCACTTATGGCAAAATATGCCGCTGCGCGCTCTGCAGATAGCAAAAACCCCGATAAAAGATATGCTAAGCTTGAAGAAGAGTTGCTTGAGCTGGCTTGCAAAACAGGTGTTGGTCCACAAGGACTTGGCGGAGATTATACTGCCGTCAAAGTAAATGTAGAGTGGTATCCTACTCATATAGCTGGACTTCCGGTTGCTATAAATATAAACTGCCATGCTGCACGCCATGCTGAAGCTGAAATTTAA
- a CDS encoding TRAP transporter substrate-binding protein, producing MKLLTTLAISVILALSSSAAEKYKLKLAATYESNVPALGEAPKKFKELVEKMSNGRIEVRVDYPSKHKAAFAVLDMVKSGQYDLGYTASYFYKGKDAKLMLFTTVPFGMSVSEQHAWYNYGGGKELSKKVFAEHNLVTFLGGNFGMQMGGWFKKEIKTIDDLKGLKLRMTGLGGEIMSKLGVNINTIPIGELYMALEMNTIDAVEWVSPALDISFGFQKVAKYYYTGWQEPASENEFYINKKLFDKMPEDLKYIIEAATKVVSDYVYEYATYQNAVVLDRIKKEHPDIKITSFSPEIMDALKKATDEILNELSAKDPMFKEILESQRSYMKIGREWTKISDCAYIKNSDK from the coding sequence ATGAAACTACTGACTACACTTGCAATAAGTGTAATTTTAGCTCTAAGCTCGTCGGCAGCTGAAAAATATAAATTAAAACTTGCCGCAACTTACGAAAGTAACGTTCCGGCACTTGGGGAGGCTCCGAAAAAATTTAAAGAGTTGGTTGAGAAGATGAGTAATGGGCGTATAGAAGTGCGAGTGGACTACCCATCAAAGCACAAAGCTGCATTTGCCGTGCTTGATATGGTTAAAAGCGGACAATATGATCTAGGATATACAGCAAGCTACTTTTATAAGGGTAAGGATGCAAAACTAATGCTTTTTACAACAGTCCCTTTTGGTATGAGCGTATCCGAACAGCATGCTTGGTATAATTATGGAGGCGGTAAAGAGCTATCAAAAAAAGTATTTGCGGAGCATAATTTAGTAACATTTTTAGGTGGAAATTTCGGTATGCAGATGGGCGGATGGTTCAAAAAAGAGATAAAAACTATTGACGATCTAAAAGGATTAAAGCTTAGAATGACAGGGCTTGGCGGTGAAATCATGTCAAAACTTGGAGTAAATATCAATACAATTCCTATAGGCGAGCTTTATATGGCACTCGAAATGAATACTATAGATGCGGTAGAATGGGTGAGTCCCGCACTAGATATTAGCTTTGGCTTTCAAAAAGTAGCAAAATACTATTACACAGGATGGCAAGAGCCTGCTAGCGAGAATGAATTTTATATAAATAAAAAACTATTTGACAAGATGCCTGAGGATTTAAAATACATAATTGAAGCAGCGACAAAGGTTGTATCTGACTATGTTTACGAATATGCAACATACCAAAATGCTGTTGTTCTTGATAGGATTAAAAAAGAACATCCGGATATCAAAATAACATCATTTTCTCCAGAGATAATGGATGCTTTAAAAAAAGCAACAGATGAAATTTTAAATGAATTAAGCGCAAAAGATCCTATGTTTAAAGAAATTTTAGAATCACAAAGAAGCTATATGAAAATAGGCAGAGAGTGGACTAAAATTTCGGATTGTGCATATATTAAAAATTCAGACAAATAG
- a CDS encoding RidA family protein — protein MKKIISTKNSPQAIGPYSQAVMSNGFLFISGQLGVKPDGEFAGSSVEDQTRQSMENIKNILAVAGLTFENIVKTTIFLADINDFTKVNEIYASCFKGEFPARSTIAVKTLPKDGLVEIEVIAAQ, from the coding sequence ATGAAAAAAATTATATCTACTAAAAACTCTCCACAAGCCATAGGACCGTACTCTCAAGCGGTTATGTCAAATGGATTTTTATTTATATCCGGGCAGCTTGGTGTAAAACCTGACGGAGAATTTGCAGGAAGTAGTGTTGAAGACCAAACAAGACAATCTATGGAAAATATCAAAAATATTTTGGCTGTAGCTGGCTTAACATTTGAAAATATTGTAAAAACAACTATATTTTTAGCCGATATAAATGATTTTACAAAAGTAAATGAAATTTATGCTAGTTGTTTTAAAGGAGAATTTCCGGCACGTAGCACTATAGCTGTAAAGACTCTGCCAAAAGATGGTTTAGTAGAAATTGAAGTTATAGCTGCTCAATAA
- a CDS encoding DUF2798 domain-containing protein, whose product MIPIKFYKFVLAFIMSLFMSFLMSGVLLYINLGLIDRFLILWAEGWFKAFVVAYPSVIFIMPFATKLTKKICKNE is encoded by the coding sequence ATGATACCGATTAAATTTTACAAGTTCGTTTTAGCATTTATTATGTCGCTTTTTATGTCATTTTTGATGTCTGGAGTCTTACTATATATAAATTTGGGGCTTATAGATAGATTCTTGATATTATGGGCAGAAGGCTGGTTCAAAGCATTTGTAGTCGCCTATCCTAGCGTTATATTCATAATGCCTTTTGCAACAAAGCTAACAAAGAAAATTTGTAAAAACGAGTAA
- a CDS encoding Fe-S-containing hydro-lyase, whose product MSEIKKITAPFDKSVVKSLKAGDSVLISGTIIAARDAAHKALTETLARGEKLPVNLAGETIYYLGPSPAKPGQVIGAAGPTTSGRMDKYTPTMINEVGINGMIGKGYRSQEVVDAMKKSGCVYMVAIGGAGALISQSIKKYEVLAYEDLGPEAIARITIEDFPAIVAIDSDGNNFYEVGQAPYKKV is encoded by the coding sequence ATGTCAGAAATCAAGAAAATAACTGCACCGTTTGATAAAAGCGTAGTAAAAAGTCTAAAAGCTGGCGATAGCGTATTAATATCGGGAACAATAATAGCGGCCAGAGATGCTGCGCATAAAGCCTTAACAGAGACTTTAGCCAGAGGTGAAAAGTTGCCTGTAAATTTGGCCGGTGAAACAATATATTATCTTGGACCAAGTCCTGCAAAGCCTGGTCAAGTTATAGGTGCGGCAGGTCCTACAACAAGTGGACGAATGGATAAATATACCCCAACTATGATTAATGAAGTTGGTATAAACGGTATGATAGGTAAGGGCTACCGCTCTCAGGAAGTGGTAGATGCGATGAAAAAATCAGGATGCGTATATATGGTGGCTATCGGAGGAGCCGGGGCATTAATAAGTCAGAGTATCAAAAAATATGAAGTTTTGGCTTATGAGGATCTTGGCCCAGAAGCTATAGCACGAATAACTATCGAGGATTTTCCTGCGATAGTAGCGATAGATAGCGATGGAAACAATTTTTATGAAGTAGGCCAAGCGCCATATAAAAAGGTTTAA